A single genomic interval of Mangifera indica cultivar Alphonso chromosome 5, CATAS_Mindica_2.1, whole genome shotgun sequence harbors:
- the LOC123217640 gene encoding WUSCHEL-related homeobox 6-like — MASTHNANFKLHLDITAHADDDNDSFNYTTDMKNPNPNPTSVSSSTPPLFCSFFHSSTNLPPFNHHLGVNVNASHEESRTENMEQPLGSSRWNPTPEQLLALEEMYRRGMRTPSAEQIQLIAGQLRRFGKIEGKNVFYWFQNHKARERQKRRRESLETQEEKHHHHETTDPEKKESGTQNEKKTQF; from the exons ATGGCCTCCACTCATAATGCAAACTTCAAGCTTCACCTTGATATTACTGCTCATgctgatgatgataatgattctTTTAATTATACTACAGATATGAAAAATCCAAATCCTAACCCTACTTCTGTTTCTTCTTCAACTCCTCCACTTTTCTGCAGCTTCTTTCACTCTTCAACCAATCTCCCGCCCTTCAACCACCATCTGG GCGTTAATGTTAATGCAAGTCATGAGGAAAGTAGGACGGAAAATATGGAGCAACCATTGGGGAGTTCACGGTGGAACCCGACGCCGGAGCAGCTTCTTGCTTTAGAAGAAATGTATCGACGTGGAATGCGAACGCCAAGCGCTGAACAAATCCAACTCATCGCCGGTCAGCTCCGGAGGTTCGGTAAGATCGAAGGGAAGAACGTTTTCTACTGGTTTCAAAACCACAAAGCAAGAGAACGTCAGAAGCGCCGCCGTGAGTCCCTCGAAACGCAGGAAGAAAAACACCACCACCATGAAACTACTGATCCGGAGAAGAAAGAATCAGGTacccaaaatgaaaaaaagacacagttttaa